One part of the Tunicatimonas pelagia genome encodes these proteins:
- a CDS encoding ATP-binding protein — protein sequence MVSKRSSALRSKVVIGFILVFSALLIAAYISYESFSELQQASQTISQPDLKIKRIDSILMAVTTTENTLQEYSVLRSSNKQKEASDKLEVYYDQVKEVERIIGSLESETEKEEYTLDSVVNLILDKLVSLDAFREIEEQRGDFDFYNQALSELESEVSTIASQRNAPHFLEDTARQNIDIRIDKKTILGRLFSRDKEEQPFATAEQEDEPITLAPDSVRQLLRQVRNDQAQRQQRIDQQELTYLQNNAQVMGSIYQLVGQLKEQEQARSQERVVEARAAMDEAIIRIAIILIVAFLSTILIVYFILADITRSEFYRNRLLVAKSGAERLARVKEDFLANMSHEIRTPLTAILGFTEQLKFSQLDAEQQKYVGALDSSSRHLMSLVNDILDFSKIEAGKINYEHEPFDVVRLISEVKHDLQLMAQEKQLDLRYSIKGDEHKYVAGDAFRLKQVLYNLVSNALKFTHEGEVLIMAKLKPVSAQTTQLILEVIDTGIGIPEEKQASIFDAFHQSDLSTTRKYGGTGLGLAICKKIIEGQGGSLSVASNEGAGSIFRVTIQYRSESAILVEENLEEADAPDVMYSGGEALIIDDHPLNVTLLELALSARGIQSVGCYSGKEAVLAAEEKVFDIIFCDLHMPEMDGAQVIQALKENALVEAYDTPIVAFTANIQAEEKLKYEQIGVQDFLLKPFSQRQLDQLLKKYLVELDTELVMESQAEQLAPKQRVAIVSLENVRQFTGDDNEALVSYLKTFMDTAQEAGQQLQVALKEKSAEQVSFYAHKLVSQVELLQVADLTKQLKYLESTASSGLWSDPLAEGVEKAIVMNDALIGSVQNEVALLESSAVDANSEGSYSKL from the coding sequence ATGGTTTCTAAAAGGTCATCAGCCCTACGGTCGAAGGTAGTAATCGGGTTTATACTGGTTTTTTCGGCATTACTTATAGCGGCTTACATTTCCTACGAAAGTTTTTCTGAGCTACAACAGGCTTCCCAAACCATTTCCCAGCCTGATCTGAAAATCAAGCGGATTGATAGCATTCTTATGGCGGTTACCACCACCGAGAACACGCTTCAGGAGTATTCGGTACTTCGTTCGTCTAATAAACAAAAAGAAGCGTCTGATAAGCTAGAAGTTTATTACGATCAGGTAAAGGAAGTAGAGAGAATTATTGGCTCGCTGGAAAGTGAAACCGAAAAAGAAGAATATACGCTAGATTCGGTGGTAAACTTGATCTTGGATAAACTAGTGAGTTTAGATGCTTTTCGGGAAATTGAGGAACAACGAGGTGATTTCGATTTCTATAATCAGGCTTTATCTGAGCTGGAAAGTGAAGTATCTACGATAGCGTCTCAGCGTAACGCACCTCACTTTCTGGAGGATACTGCTCGGCAGAATATTGATATTCGGATAGATAAAAAAACAATACTTGGTCGCCTGTTTTCAAGAGACAAGGAAGAACAGCCCTTTGCTACTGCTGAACAAGAAGATGAACCAATTACACTAGCTCCAGACTCGGTTCGGCAGCTACTACGGCAGGTGCGTAATGATCAGGCACAACGGCAACAACGCATAGATCAGCAAGAGCTAACTTATCTACAAAACAACGCTCAAGTGATGGGCAGTATCTATCAGCTAGTAGGGCAACTAAAAGAGCAAGAACAAGCCCGTTCGCAGGAGCGGGTAGTAGAGGCTCGGGCTGCTATGGACGAGGCTATCATTCGGATTGCCATTATTTTGATTGTTGCTTTTTTAAGTACTATTCTAATTGTTTATTTCATCTTGGCAGATATTACCCGCAGTGAGTTTTACCGAAACAGGTTACTAGTTGCTAAGTCCGGTGCGGAGCGGCTGGCTCGGGTTAAAGAAGATTTTTTAGCCAATATGAGTCACGAAATCCGTACTCCGCTTACCGCTATTCTAGGATTTACGGAGCAACTGAAGTTTTCTCAACTGGATGCTGAGCAACAAAAGTACGTGGGTGCGCTGGATAGCTCTTCCCGACATTTAATGTCGCTGGTAAATGATATTCTGGATTTTTCTAAAATTGAAGCTGGTAAAATTAATTACGAACACGAACCCTTCGATGTAGTCCGATTGATTAGCGAGGTAAAGCACGACCTACAGTTGATGGCGCAAGAGAAGCAGTTAGACTTGCGCTACAGCATCAAGGGCGATGAGCATAAGTACGTGGCGGGTGATGCATTTCGCCTGAAACAGGTTCTGTATAATTTGGTATCAAACGCCCTGAAATTTACGCACGAAGGTGAAGTACTTATTATGGCGAAGCTCAAGCCAGTCTCAGCTCAGACAACTCAGTTAATACTGGAGGTGATCGACACTGGCATTGGAATTCCTGAAGAGAAACAAGCCTCTATCTTTGATGCTTTTCATCAATCTGATCTATCAACTACGCGCAAATACGGTGGCACGGGTTTGGGGTTGGCAATTTGTAAGAAAATTATTGAAGGGCAGGGGGGAAGTTTATCCGTAGCAAGTAATGAAGGAGCGGGTAGTATATTTCGGGTTACAATTCAGTATCGTTCAGAATCAGCTATTCTTGTTGAAGAAAATTTGGAAGAAGCAGACGCTCCCGATGTGATGTATTCGGGTGGTGAAGCATTGATAATAGACGATCATCCGTTAAATGTTACGTTGCTAGAACTAGCGTTGAGTGCCCGAGGTATACAATCAGTTGGTTGCTATTCAGGTAAAGAAGCCGTATTGGCAGCCGAAGAGAAGGTTTTCGATATTATCTTCTGCGATTTGCATATGCCAGAAATGGACGGTGCTCAAGTAATTCAAGCACTAAAAGAAAATGCGTTAGTGGAAGCGTACGACACGCCTATTGTTGCTTTTACGGCGAATATCCAGGCGGAAGAGAAGCTGAAATATGAGCAGATCGGAGTGCAAGATTTTTTGTTGAAGCCTTTTAGTCAGAGGCAATTAGACCAACTGCTAAAAAAGTACCTCGTTGAACTAGATACTGAACTGGTTATGGAGTCTCAAGCTGAACAACTTGCGCCGAAGCAAAGAGTAGCGATTGTTTCCCTGGAAAACGTTCGTCAGTTTACCGGGGATGATAACGAGGCATTGGTTTCTTATCTCAAAACTTTTATGGATACCGCTCAGGAGGCTGGTCAGCAGCTTCAGGTCGCACTAAAAGAAAAGTCAGCCGAGCAAGTTTCTTTTTACGCTCATAAGCTAGTATCGCAGGTGGAGCTCCTCCAAGTAGCCGATTTAACCAAACAACTGAAGTACCTAGAGAGTACGGCTTCTTCCGGCCTCTGGAGCGATCCATTAGCCGAAGGCGTGGAAAAAGCTATCGTGATGAACGACGCACTGATCGGCTCAGTACAAAATGAAGTGGCGCTACTAGAATCATCGGCGGTAGACGCCAATAGCGAGGGAAGCTATTCCAAATTATAG